A DNA window from Cobetia marina contains the following coding sequences:
- a CDS encoding L-serine ammonia-lyase: MSISVFDLFKVGVGPSSSHTVGPMRAAAQFVETLRARDLLERVARIEVQLHGSLSATGVGHGTDKAAILGLMGELPETIDPTIIEPCVEELLESQTLLLDNRIAVPFVWVRDMQWHDEPLPYHPNAMRLVAHGYREELYRNVYYSVGGGFVVDEVEAARDPLLEDETLRLPYEFNTANELLALCRMHKMRISELMMANECSLRSEAQVRRGLWRIWEVMNECIDNGLSHEGILPGGLNVKRRAKRLHARLLDVESSKSIITSTFSAMDWVNLFALAVNEENAAGGRMVTAPTNGAAGIIPAVLSYYMKFQEDAREEDVVDFLLTAASVGILCKKNASISGAEVGCQGEVGSACAMAAAGLAELMGATPEQVENAAEIGLEHNLGLTCDPIGGLVQIPCIERNAIASVKAINAAQMAMCGDGDHFVSLDKAIRTMRDTGRDMQDKYKETSKGGLAVNAIEC; this comes from the coding sequence ATGTCCATCAGCGTATTTGATCTCTTCAAGGTCGGTGTCGGTCCGTCCAGCTCGCATACCGTGGGCCCGATGCGCGCTGCCGCACAATTCGTGGAAACGCTGCGCGCAAGGGATCTGCTCGAGCGTGTGGCGCGCATCGAGGTGCAGCTGCATGGCTCGCTGTCCGCGACCGGTGTCGGGCATGGCACCGACAAGGCTGCCATCCTCGGGTTGATGGGTGAGCTGCCCGAGACCATCGACCCGACCATCATCGAGCCCTGCGTCGAGGAGCTGCTGGAATCCCAGACGCTGCTGCTCGACAACCGCATCGCGGTGCCCTTCGTGTGGGTGCGCGACATGCAGTGGCACGACGAGCCCTTGCCCTATCACCCGAATGCCATGCGTCTGGTGGCGCATGGCTACCGTGAGGAGCTGTACCGCAATGTCTACTACTCGGTAGGCGGCGGCTTCGTGGTCGATGAGGTGGAAGCGGCGCGTGATCCGTTGCTGGAAGACGAAACCCTGCGCCTTCCCTATGAGTTCAATACCGCCAATGAGCTGCTGGCGCTGTGTCGCATGCACAAGATGCGCATCAGTGAGCTGATGATGGCCAATGAGTGCTCGTTGCGCAGCGAAGCTCAGGTGCGTCGCGGTCTGTGGCGCATCTGGGAGGTGATGAACGAATGCATCGACAACGGCCTCAGCCATGAGGGCATTCTGCCCGGTGGGCTCAACGTCAAGCGGCGTGCCAAGCGGCTGCACGCGCGCCTTCTGGATGTGGAGTCCAGCAAGTCGATCATCACCTCGACCTTCTCGGCGATGGATTGGGTCAACCTGTTCGCGCTGGCGGTCAATGAAGAGAATGCCGCTGGTGGGCGCATGGTCACCGCGCCGACCAATGGCGCGGCGGGCATCATTCCGGCGGTGCTCAGCTATTACATGAAATTCCAAGAGGATGCGCGCGAGGAGGATGTGGTCGATTTCCTGCTCACGGCGGCCTCGGTGGGCATCCTGTGCAAGAAGAACGCGTCCATCTCCGGGGCGGAAGTCGGCTGTCAGGGCGAGGTGGGCTCCGCCTGCGCGATGGCGGCGGCCGGCCTTGCCGAGCTGATGGGCGCGACGCCGGAGCAGGTCGAGAACGCCGCGGAAATCGGTCTCGAGCACAATCTGGGGCTGACCTGTGACCCGATCGGCGGCCTGGTGCAGATTCCCTGCATCGAGCGCAATGCGATTGCCTCGGTCAAGGCGATCAACGCCGCCCAGATGGCGATGTGTGGCGATGGGGATCATTTCGTCTCGCTGGACAAGGCGATCCGTACCATGCGCGACACCGGCCGCGACATGCAGGACAAGTACAAGGAAACCTCCAAGGGCGGGCTCGCCGTCAACGCCATCGAGTGCTGA
- a CDS encoding ABC transporter ATP-binding protein, whose translation MPSPPIQGPRASGGVSATAPILETRGLSKDFRGFTAVDDVDLQIQEGHIHALIGPNGAGKTTVFNLLTRFLPATRGEILYRGKSITRMRSHEIARLGLVRSFQISAVFAQMTVLENVRVALQRSQGTSFHFWKSERSLDSLNEQALHLLEEVGLREDANRVTASLPYGRKRALELATTLALEPTVMLLDEPTQGMGAEDVDRVVELIRVAARGRTVLMVEHNLSVVSRLCDRISVLARGRVLAEGDYASVSADPEVREAYLGSEVTDVTADQREEVS comes from the coding sequence ATGCCATCACCTCCCATTCAGGGACCGCGCGCCAGTGGAGGTGTCTCTGCCACGGCGCCCATCCTCGAGACACGTGGCCTGAGCAAGGATTTTCGTGGTTTCACCGCCGTCGATGATGTCGATCTGCAGATTCAGGAAGGCCACATCCATGCGCTCATCGGACCGAATGGCGCAGGCAAGACCACGGTCTTCAACCTGCTGACCCGGTTCCTGCCCGCGACCCGTGGCGAGATTCTCTATCGTGGCAAGTCGATCACCCGCATGCGCTCGCATGAGATCGCGCGTCTCGGGCTGGTGCGTTCCTTCCAGATATCCGCAGTCTTCGCGCAGATGACGGTACTCGAGAATGTGCGGGTGGCACTGCAGCGCTCACAGGGCACCTCGTTTCACTTCTGGAAGTCCGAGCGCAGCCTCGACAGCCTCAATGAGCAGGCGCTGCATCTGCTGGAAGAGGTGGGGCTGCGCGAGGACGCCAACCGAGTGACGGCCAGTCTGCCCTATGGCCGCAAGCGTGCGCTGGAGCTCGCCACCACGCTGGCACTGGAGCCGACGGTGATGCTGCTGGATGAACCGACCCAGGGCATGGGCGCCGAGGATGTAGACCGTGTGGTCGAGCTGATTCGCGTCGCGGCACGTGGGCGCACGGTGCTGATGGTCGAGCACAACCTGAGCGTGGTCAGTCGTCTGTGTGACCGCATCAGTGTGCTGGCGCGCGGACGCGTGCTGGCGGAAGGCGACTACGCCAGCGTATCGGCCGACCCCGAGGTGCGCGAGGCGTATCTGGGCAGCGAGGTGACCGATGTCACAGCGGATCAGCGCGAGGAAGTTTCATGA
- a CDS encoding ABC transporter ATP-binding protein, with product MTQILESPAKRQAPASDSATPQEQLCLRELNAWYGESHVLHGVNMMVRRGELVTLLGRNGAGRSSTLRAIMNMVGRRSGGIFLKGRDTMKLAPHHIAHLGVGYCPEERGIFSSLSVEENLLLPPMVKGAGHGQGQSQGQGQNQGMSLDELYALFPNLHERRNSQGTRLSGGEQQMLALARILRTGADLLLLDEITEGLAPVINQKLGEVLMLLKARGMTIVLVEQNFRFAAPLADRHYLMEHGTILEEITAAELPARHEYLHKVLGV from the coding sequence ATGACCCAGATTCTGGAAAGCCCGGCCAAGCGTCAGGCCCCTGCGAGTGACTCCGCCACGCCGCAAGAGCAGCTCTGCCTGCGCGAGCTGAACGCCTGGTATGGCGAGTCCCATGTGCTGCATGGCGTCAACATGATGGTGCGGCGCGGCGAGCTGGTGACCTTGCTGGGTCGCAATGGTGCCGGCCGCAGCAGCACGCTGCGCGCGATCATGAACATGGTCGGGCGGCGCAGTGGCGGGATCTTTCTCAAGGGTCGCGACACCATGAAGCTGGCCCCGCATCACATCGCCCATCTCGGTGTGGGCTACTGCCCCGAGGAGCGTGGCATCTTCTCGAGTCTGAGCGTCGAGGAAAACCTGCTGTTGCCACCGATGGTCAAGGGCGCAGGGCATGGCCAGGGTCAGAGCCAAGGTCAGGGTCAGAATCAGGGCATGTCGCTGGATGAGCTCTACGCGCTGTTTCCCAATCTGCATGAGCGGCGCAACAGCCAGGGCACGCGCCTCTCCGGTGGCGAGCAGCAGATGCTGGCGCTGGCGCGCATCCTGAGAACCGGTGCCGACCTGCTGTTGCTGGATGAGATCACCGAGGGTCTCGCGCCGGTCATCAATCAGAAGCTGGGTGAGGTGCTGATGCTGCTGAAGGCGCGCGGCATGACCATCGTGCTGGTCGAGCAGAATTTCCGCTTTGCCGCACCGCTGGCCGACCGCCATTACCTGATGGAGCACGGCACCATTCTTGAGGAGATCACCGCCGCTGAGCTGCCGGCACGCCACGAATATCTGCACAAGGTACTGGGGGTCTGA
- a CDS encoding ABC transporter substrate-binding protein: MMGSLLSAGIAQADISDGVIKIGYLADMSGTYRDLAGPGGLDALKMAVEDFGGSVNGMPIEVLSADDRNSADVGANTVRGWIDQQNVDMVAGLVASSVSIAVTRILAEQDTLGIVSGSAASSITNEHCTPNHVHWVYDTYPLAHGTAKAIVDEGGDSWFLLTADYAFGHALEGDVEKVVTENGGSIVGKVRHPFPTSDFSSYILQAQGSGAKIVGLANAGADTVNALTTASQFGVVQSGQSLAGLLIFLNDVHALGLEVAQGLQLTTGWYWDLNDETRAWSQRYYERNARMPTMVQAGIYSSTLHYLNAVAATGSDDTATVRAKMGETPVNDMFANNGTIRADGRMVHDMYLVKVKTPAESQGEWDVYDVIRTIPGAEAYRPLADSQCELVKG; encoded by the coding sequence ATGATGGGGTCACTGCTGTCGGCGGGAATCGCGCAGGCCGATATCAGTGACGGCGTGATCAAGATCGGCTATCTGGCCGACATGTCGGGTACCTATCGTGACCTGGCAGGCCCGGGCGGCCTGGATGCGCTCAAGATGGCGGTCGAGGACTTCGGCGGCAGCGTCAACGGCATGCCGATCGAGGTATTGAGTGCCGATGACCGCAACAGCGCCGATGTCGGTGCCAATACGGTGCGCGGCTGGATCGATCAGCAGAATGTCGACATGGTCGCAGGCCTGGTGGCCTCATCGGTAAGTATCGCGGTGACGCGGATTCTCGCCGAACAGGACACGCTGGGAATCGTCTCCGGCTCGGCGGCCTCCAGCATCACCAATGAGCATTGCACGCCCAATCATGTCCACTGGGTGTATGACACCTATCCGCTGGCGCATGGCACGGCCAAGGCCATCGTCGATGAAGGCGGCGACAGCTGGTTCCTGCTGACTGCGGATTATGCCTTCGGTCATGCCCTGGAAGGAGATGTGGAAAAGGTGGTGACCGAGAACGGCGGGAGCATCGTCGGCAAGGTGCGTCATCCGTTCCCGACCAGTGATTTCTCCTCCTACATCCTGCAGGCGCAGGGTTCCGGCGCCAAGATCGTCGGGCTGGCCAACGCCGGGGCGGACACCGTCAATGCGTTGACCACGGCGAGTCAGTTCGGCGTGGTGCAGTCGGGGCAGTCGCTGGCCGGGCTGTTGATCTTCCTCAACGACGTGCACGCGCTGGGGCTTGAGGTCGCGCAGGGGCTGCAGCTCACCACCGGCTGGTACTGGGACCTCAATGACGAGACGCGTGCCTGGTCCCAGCGCTATTACGAGCGCAATGCGCGCATGCCGACCATGGTCCAGGCCGGCATCTACTCAAGCACCCTGCATTACCTGAATGCGGTGGCAGCCACCGGCAGTGATGACACCGCCACCGTACGGGCGAAGATGGGCGAGACGCCGGTCAATGACATGTTCGCCAACAACGGCACCATCCGTGCCGATGGGCGCATGGTGCACGACATGTACCTGGTCAAGGTCAAGACGCCCGCCGAGTCCCAAGGCGAGTGGGACGTCTATGACGTGATCCGCACCATTCCCGGCGCTGAGGCCTACCGACCGCTGGCGGACAGCCAGTGCGAGCTGGTCAAGGGCTGA
- a CDS encoding branched-chain amino acid ABC transporter permease — translation MTMILGIPLMVLFGQLMLGLINGAFYALLSLGLAVIFGLLRIINFAHGAQYMLGAFAALLGAQYLGLNYWAALIVVPLVVGALGIVVERFLLRRIQHLDHLYGLLLTFGLALILEGTLVNLFGVSGSSYPIPEALSGGFKLSFMFLPTYRAWVLVAALVVCFGVWFLIERTRLGAYLRAGTENPELVQAFGINVPLMVSLTYGLGVALAAFAGVLAAPLYPVSPTMGSSLLIVVFAVVVIGGMGSILGAILTGLAMGLIEGLTKVFYPEAANTVIFVVMVMVLMLRPAGLFGKEA, via the coding sequence ATGACGATGATTCTTGGAATACCCCTGATGGTACTGTTCGGCCAGCTGATGCTGGGGCTGATCAACGGTGCCTTCTATGCATTGCTGAGTCTGGGGCTGGCGGTGATCTTCGGTCTGTTGCGCATCATCAACTTCGCGCATGGTGCCCAGTACATGCTGGGGGCCTTCGCGGCGCTGCTGGGGGCGCAGTATCTGGGGCTCAATTACTGGGCGGCGCTGATCGTGGTGCCGCTGGTGGTGGGGGCGCTGGGCATTGTTGTCGAGCGCTTCCTGCTGCGCCGCATCCAGCATCTTGATCACCTCTATGGCCTGCTGCTGACCTTCGGGCTGGCGCTGATCCTCGAGGGCACGCTGGTGAATCTGTTCGGTGTCTCGGGGTCGAGCTATCCGATTCCCGAGGCGCTGAGCGGCGGCTTCAAGCTGAGCTTCATGTTCCTGCCCACCTATCGCGCCTGGGTGCTGGTGGCGGCACTGGTGGTCTGCTTCGGAGTCTGGTTCCTGATCGAGCGCACGCGTCTCGGTGCCTATCTGCGCGCGGGAACCGAGAATCCTGAGCTGGTGCAGGCCTTCGGCATCAATGTGCCCTTGATGGTGTCACTGACCTACGGACTGGGCGTGGCGCTGGCCGCCTTCGCCGGCGTGCTGGCCGCACCCTTGTATCCCGTCTCGCCGACCATGGGCTCGAGCCTGCTGATCGTGGTGTTCGCGGTGGTGGTCATCGGTGGAATGGGCTCGATTCTCGGTGCCATCCTCACCGGGCTCGCGATGGGGCTGATCGAGGGGCTGACCAAGGTGTTCTATCCCGAGGCCGCCAATACCGTGATCTTCGTGGTGATGGTGATGGTCTTGATGCTTCGCCCCGCCGGGCTGTTCGGAAAGGAGGCCTGA
- a CDS encoding branched-chain amino acid ABC transporter permease, which produces MAVLQQDHQAARAGSASRRITPLGVLYLVLFLLGLLAPWVAYPVFLMKILCFALFASAFNLLLGFVGLLSFGHAAFLATGAYITGFLLAEYPGLSPALGIVAGTLGAVVLGTLFGALAIRRQGIYFAMITLALAQMMFFFFIQAPFTHGEDGLHGVPRGELFGVFDLADNHTLYYVVFAIFVAAFALIRRVVHSPFGQVLKAIRENEPRAISLGYHTDAYKLVAFVLSAGLAGLAGATKTLVFQLASLGDASWHMSGEVILMTLLGGVGTLLGPLVGSGLVIGLQHQLAQSALGDWVSVILGAIFVVCVLSFRSGIIGECQRWIARRQQREEK; this is translated from the coding sequence ATGGCCGTACTGCAACAGGACCACCAGGCCGCGCGTGCAGGCAGCGCATCGCGCAGAATCACCCCGCTGGGCGTGCTGTATCTCGTGCTGTTCCTGCTCGGGTTGCTGGCGCCCTGGGTCGCCTATCCCGTCTTTCTGATGAAGATTCTGTGCTTCGCGCTGTTCGCGAGCGCCTTCAATCTGCTGCTCGGCTTCGTGGGGCTACTGTCCTTCGGGCATGCCGCCTTCCTGGCCACGGGTGCCTACATCACCGGCTTTCTGCTCGCGGAGTATCCGGGCCTGAGTCCCGCGCTGGGCATCGTGGCCGGCACCTTGGGGGCCGTGGTGCTCGGCACGCTGTTCGGCGCGCTGGCCATCCGGCGGCAGGGCATCTACTTCGCGATGATCACGCTGGCCCTGGCACAGATGATGTTCTTCTTCTTCATCCAGGCGCCGTTCACCCATGGGGAAGATGGCCTGCATGGCGTGCCGCGCGGTGAGCTGTTCGGCGTGTTCGATCTGGCGGACAACCACACGCTCTATTACGTCGTGTTCGCGATCTTCGTGGCGGCCTTTGCCCTGATCCGCCGTGTGGTGCATTCCCCCTTCGGTCAGGTGCTGAAGGCGATTCGCGAGAACGAGCCGCGTGCCATCTCGCTGGGCTATCACACCGATGCCTACAAGCTGGTCGCCTTCGTGCTGTCGGCGGGGCTGGCGGGCCTTGCGGGAGCGACCAAGACGCTGGTGTTCCAGCTCGCCTCGCTGGGCGATGCCAGCTGGCACATGTCGGGGGAGGTGATCCTGATGACACTGCTGGGCGGTGTCGGCACGCTGCTCGGGCCGCTGGTGGGTTCCGGACTGGTCATCGGGCTTCAGCATCAGCTGGCGCAGTCCGCGCTGGGGGATTGGGTCAGCGTGATACTGGGCGCCATCTTCGTGGTCTGCGTGCTCAGCTTCCGCAGCGGCATCATCGGGGAATGCCAACGCTGGATCGCGCGTCGTCAGCAGCGGGAAGAAAAATGA
- the nirD gene encoding nitrite reductase small subunit NirD has protein sequence MTSPALASTPLSTACHTAQDTAPDTSTKEESPLRWVTLCQRGDLVPGSGVAAWLEQAGQDFQIALFTLPSSADSDALTLFAIDHHDPVSGANVIARGLLGDHAGEPLVISPLYKQRYRLKDGQCLDDETLSLQVWPVRLEGDAVQIQC, from the coding sequence ATGACATCGCCTGCACTCGCTTCCACACCGCTCTCCACAGCGTGCCACACGGCACAGGACACGGCACCTGACACCTCAACCAAGGAGGAGTCGCCACTTCGCTGGGTGACACTCTGTCAGCGCGGGGACCTGGTGCCGGGCTCCGGGGTGGCCGCCTGGCTGGAACAGGCCGGCCAGGACTTCCAGATCGCGCTGTTCACGCTACCCTCCAGCGCGGACAGCGACGCCCTCACGCTGTTCGCCATCGACCATCATGATCCGGTATCCGGCGCCAACGTGATCGCCCGCGGTCTGCTGGGCGATCATGCCGGTGAGCCACTGGTGATCTCGCCGCTCTACAAGCAGCGCTATCGACTCAAGGATGGCCAATGCCTGGATGACGAGACGCTCTCGCTTCAGGTGTGGCCGGTTCGCCTCGAGGGGGATGCCGTGCAGATACAGTGCTAG
- the nirB gene encoding nitrite reductase large subunit NirB, with the protein MKHLIIIGNGMVGHHCVEQLIALGATAHYQIHVFGEERHIAYDRVHLSEYFTGRDADSLALGSVEDYASAGITLHLDECVTAIDRDGGHVITPQGRYPYDSLVLATGSTPFVPPIQGLGEPGSEAAASNRLVYRTLEDLDQIRAAADGKTHGVVVGGGLLGLEAANALKSLGLEAHVVEFAPRLMPVQLDEDGGLALKQHITALGVGVHLNRATTDIVPGEEYQWRMNFSDGEHLEADLIVFSAGIRPQDALARSASLEIGERGGIIIDDECRTSDPEIFAIGECALWQSRIFGLVAPGYQMARGVASLLAASTGDATSDAQERFRFQGADMSTKLKLLGVDVGSIGDAHGKTEGAISYRYCDEADGVYRRLIVSQDRKQVLGAVLIGDNSRYDTLLQYVTNGITAPKDPAALILPDASGEAITLGADALPDSATLCSCHNVSKGDVCSAIDAGNSDLGAIKACTKASTGCGGCAALLKKVVDAELESRGVEVDRSLCEHFAHTRQELYSLVRVEGIETFAELMASHGRHPDALGCEICKPAVGSILASCWNAPITESSHIPLQDTNDTFMANMQKNGTYSVVPRIPGGEITPDKLIAIGEIGKRYNLYTKITGGQRIDLFGAQLHELPDIWSELIAAGFETGHAYGKSTRTVKSCIGSTWCRYGVQDSMAMALTLEDRYKGLRSPHKLKFAVSGCTRECAEAQSKDVGVIATENGWNLYVCGNGGMRPRHAELFATDLDDESLIRTIDRFLMFYIRTADRLQRTSVWREGLEGGLDYLKEVILEDSLGLGETLEEQMQQVVDRYECEWANALKSPEKLKRFRHYVNDQRPDPAVVNIIERDQIRPASRGELITSDGGSLDEGTDSGISLATELTANLATEVRS; encoded by the coding sequence ATGAAACACCTGATCATCATCGGCAATGGCATGGTAGGCCATCATTGCGTCGAGCAGCTGATCGCGCTGGGCGCCACCGCGCACTACCAGATTCATGTCTTCGGCGAAGAGCGCCACATCGCCTACGACCGCGTACATCTCTCGGAGTACTTCACCGGACGCGATGCCGATTCTCTCGCGCTCGGCAGCGTGGAGGATTACGCCAGCGCCGGTATCACGCTGCACCTCGACGAGTGCGTCACGGCGATCGATCGCGACGGCGGCCATGTCATCACTCCCCAAGGGCGCTACCCCTACGACAGCCTGGTGCTGGCAACCGGCTCGACCCCCTTCGTGCCGCCCATCCAGGGCCTCGGTGAGCCGGGAAGCGAGGCCGCCGCCAGCAATCGTCTGGTCTACCGCACCCTGGAGGATCTTGATCAGATTCGCGCTGCCGCCGATGGCAAGACACATGGCGTGGTGGTCGGCGGTGGCCTGCTGGGACTTGAGGCCGCCAATGCCCTCAAGTCACTCGGCCTGGAAGCGCATGTCGTCGAATTCGCGCCACGCCTGATGCCGGTGCAGCTGGATGAGGATGGCGGCCTGGCACTCAAGCAACACATCACTGCGCTGGGCGTGGGAGTGCACCTCAATCGCGCCACCACCGACATCGTGCCCGGCGAGGAGTACCAGTGGCGGATGAATTTCTCCGACGGTGAGCATCTGGAAGCGGATCTGATCGTCTTCTCCGCCGGTATCCGTCCTCAGGATGCACTGGCACGCAGCGCCAGCCTCGAGATCGGCGAGCGCGGCGGCATCATCATCGATGACGAATGCCGCACCTCGGACCCGGAAATCTTTGCCATCGGCGAGTGCGCCCTGTGGCAATCGCGCATCTTCGGGCTGGTCGCGCCCGGCTATCAGATGGCACGCGGCGTGGCGTCCCTGCTGGCCGCCAGCACAGGCGATGCCACAAGCGATGCGCAGGAGCGCTTCCGCTTCCAGGGCGCCGACATGTCCACCAAGCTCAAGCTGCTGGGGGTGGATGTCGGCTCCATCGGCGACGCCCACGGCAAGACCGAGGGCGCAATCAGCTATCGCTACTGTGACGAGGCCGACGGCGTCTATCGCCGCCTGATCGTCTCGCAGGACCGCAAGCAGGTGCTGGGCGCGGTGCTGATCGGCGACAACTCGCGCTACGACACCCTGCTGCAGTACGTCACCAATGGCATCACGGCACCCAAGGACCCGGCGGCACTCATCCTGCCGGATGCCAGTGGCGAAGCCATCACGCTGGGCGCGGATGCCCTGCCCGACAGCGCCACGCTGTGCTCCTGCCACAACGTCTCCAAGGGCGATGTCTGCAGCGCCATCGATGCCGGCAACAGTGATCTGGGCGCCATCAAGGCCTGCACCAAGGCTAGCACCGGTTGCGGAGGCTGTGCGGCGCTGCTCAAGAAGGTAGTGGATGCCGAGCTGGAAAGTCGTGGCGTCGAGGTCGATCGCTCACTGTGCGAGCACTTCGCGCACACGCGTCAGGAGCTCTACTCGCTGGTGCGCGTCGAAGGCATCGAGACCTTCGCCGAGCTGATGGCCAGCCACGGCCGCCATCCGGATGCCCTGGGCTGCGAGATCTGCAAGCCGGCGGTGGGCTCGATTCTGGCCTCGTGCTGGAACGCGCCGATCACCGAGTCCTCGCACATCCCGCTGCAGGACACCAATGACACCTTCATGGCCAACATGCAGAAGAACGGCACCTATTCCGTGGTGCCACGCATCCCCGGCGGCGAGATCACGCCGGACAAGCTGATCGCCATCGGCGAGATCGGCAAGCGCTACAACCTCTATACCAAGATCACCGGCGGTCAGCGCATCGACCTCTTCGGGGCCCAGCTGCATGAACTGCCGGACATCTGGAGCGAGCTGATCGCCGCCGGCTTCGAGACCGGCCACGCCTACGGCAAGTCCACCCGCACGGTGAAATCCTGCATCGGCAGCACCTGGTGTCGCTATGGCGTGCAGGACAGCATGGCGATGGCGCTGACGCTGGAAGACCGCTACAAGGGCCTGCGTTCCCCGCACAAGCTCAAGTTCGCCGTCTCCGGCTGTACTCGTGAATGCGCCGAGGCCCAGAGCAAGGATGTCGGCGTGATCGCCACCGAGAACGGCTGGAACCTCTACGTCTGCGGCAACGGCGGCATGCGCCCTCGTCATGCCGAGCTGTTCGCGACCGACCTGGATGACGAGAGCCTGATCCGCACCATCGACCGCTTCCTGATGTTCTACATCCGTACCGCCGACCGCCTGCAGCGCACCTCCGTCTGGCGCGAGGGCCTCGAGGGCGGCCTCGACTATCTGAAAGAGGTGATTCTCGAGGACAGTCTGGGGCTTGGTGAGACCCTCGAAGAGCAGATGCAGCAGGTGGTGGACCGCTACGAATGCGAATGGGCCAATGCCCTCAAGAGTCCCGAGAAGCTCAAGCGCTTCCGCCACTACGTGAATGACCAGCGACCCGACCCGGCCGTGGTCAACATCATCGAGCGTGACCAGATACGCCCGGCAAGCCGCGGCGAGCTGATCACCAGTGACGGCGGCTCTCTCGATGAGGGAACGGACTCAGGCATCAGCCTGGCAACAGAACTGACGGCCAACCTGGCCACGGAGGTGCGCTCATGA
- a CDS encoding NAD(P)/FAD-dependent oxidoreductase, with translation MHPSSSTGDTTPPLIIIGHGMAAQKLLEQLVALSPDRQLPWAVTVIGEEPHLPYNRIQLSPLLAGETQADDLISQQADWFSLHGITRISGDPACQIDRAARCVETASGRRIPYQRLVIATGSRPALPLPLPTHLPQALDANDWPPGLMGFRDLRNVEQMQAACRTGAGHDGNALVIGGGLLGLEAAEGLRKGGLEVTLLQRSERLMNRQLDDVAAGLLEQELSERGLEIITDAHLEQWLETPAGRITGVRLKDGRELHAGLTIAATGIRPEITLTRAAGLACQRAVQVDGHLLSSDPHIHALGECCEVEGETFGLIEPIWAQIEVLARHLLEQATPPYRNAPLATRLKVSGIDLYSCGELMPHPTDEVLVYQDHALGDYRRLLLRDERLVGVVLYGDVSAGNALFEALKAGTPLTAIRDDLLLMPAQALAQLDETPSGPPNDPGGRATHQNTASQHPDRDTTPDTFEEAA, from the coding sequence ATGCATCCGTCATCTTCCACCGGCGACACGACCCCGCCCCTGATCATCATCGGTCATGGCATGGCGGCGCAGAAGCTGCTGGAGCAACTGGTCGCGCTGTCACCTGATCGCCAGCTCCCCTGGGCAGTCACGGTGATCGGTGAAGAGCCTCACCTGCCCTACAACCGCATTCAGCTCTCCCCACTATTGGCGGGCGAGACGCAAGCCGATGACCTGATCAGCCAGCAGGCCGACTGGTTCTCGCTGCATGGCATCACACGGATCAGCGGTGATCCCGCCTGTCAGATCGACCGCGCCGCCCGCTGTGTCGAGACCGCCAGCGGTCGCCGCATTCCCTATCAGCGTCTGGTGATCGCCACGGGGTCACGCCCGGCGCTGCCACTGCCGCTCCCCACTCACCTGCCTCAGGCACTGGATGCCAACGACTGGCCACCGGGACTGATGGGCTTTCGTGACCTCAGGAATGTCGAGCAGATGCAGGCCGCCTGTCGCACCGGAGCCGGTCACGACGGCAATGCCCTGGTGATCGGCGGCGGCCTGCTGGGGCTCGAAGCCGCCGAGGGCCTGCGCAAGGGTGGCCTTGAGGTGACGCTACTACAGCGCAGCGAGCGCCTGATGAACCGTCAGCTGGATGACGTGGCCGCTGGCTTGCTGGAGCAGGAGCTGAGCGAGCGCGGCCTCGAGATCATCACCGACGCGCATCTTGAGCAATGGCTCGAGACGCCGGCGGGCCGCATCACTGGCGTGCGTCTCAAGGATGGCCGTGAACTGCACGCCGGACTGACCATCGCCGCCACTGGCATCCGCCCCGAGATCACGCTTACGCGTGCTGCCGGCCTGGCCTGCCAGCGCGCTGTCCAGGTCGATGGCCACCTGCTCAGCAGTGACCCACATATTCACGCATTGGGCGAATGCTGTGAGGTGGAGGGCGAGACCTTCGGCCTGATCGAGCCCATCTGGGCACAGATCGAGGTGCTCGCACGCCATCTTCTTGAGCAAGCGACCCCGCCCTATCGCAATGCCCCCCTGGCGACCCGCCTCAAGGTCAGCGGTATCGACCTCTACAGCTGCGGCGAGCTGATGCCACATCCCACTGACGAGGTGCTGGTCTATCAGGACCATGCCCTGGGTGACTACCGCCGACTACTGCTGCGCGATGAGCGTCTGGTCGGGGTGGTGCTCTACGGCGATGTCAGTGCCGGCAACGCGCTGTTCGAAGCCCTCAAGGCAGGCACGCCACTGACAGCGATTCGTGACGACCTGCTGCTCATGCCCGCACAAGCGCTGGCACAACTGGACGAGACACCCTCTGGCCCACCGAATGACCCCGGCGGCAGAGCGACCCACCAGAACACTGCATCTCAACATCCTGATCGCGACACCACCCCTGACACCTTCGAGGAGGCCGCATGA